A single Pirellulales bacterium DNA region contains:
- the dnaB gene encoding replicative DNA helicase, translating into MATVQRIDDRAATRRAVSTEILDRQPPCNLDAEKGVLGSIMLLPEVCDEVALIVRPHDFYDEANQKLFAHMQAIHDAGRKVDLTLLVERLNSSGDFELIGGAGYLAEITRSVPHAGNAVHYAGIVRDKATLRSLIHASTDILRDAYDESGEAREMLSRAEEKIFSILGANGTGRTETISDVLHKAMERIDARMRNQHMQGGIETGFTEVDSLTGGLHNSELVILAGRPSMGKTALAINLAEYVAIDLGITVLFVSLEMSSLELADRLLCSRAHVDSRLLRNGHISQEDRRKLVERAGEISQSPLFIDDTPSRNMTEIAATARRLKRKNKLGLVVIDYLQLIDPDNPRDPRQEQVARITRRLKGMARELDVPVLCLAQLNRQAEVAKENRPRLSHLRESGAIEQDADLVMFVHRDEYYETNEDKKRDVAGQADIVVAKQRNGPTGDIKLAWLSKFTRFENLSHKPYDEFAPFA; encoded by the coding sequence CGCCGAAAAGGGAGTGCTCGGCAGCATCATGCTGTTGCCCGAGGTCTGCGATGAAGTCGCTCTGATCGTCCGCCCGCACGATTTCTACGACGAGGCAAACCAAAAGCTCTTCGCCCACATGCAGGCGATCCACGACGCCGGGCGAAAGGTCGATCTGACTCTGCTCGTGGAGCGGCTCAACTCGTCCGGCGATTTCGAGTTGATCGGCGGGGCCGGCTATCTGGCGGAAATCACCCGCTCCGTGCCTCACGCCGGCAACGCTGTACATTACGCAGGCATCGTCCGCGATAAGGCCACGCTGCGGTCGCTCATCCATGCCAGCACGGACATCCTCCGCGACGCCTACGACGAATCCGGCGAAGCCCGCGAAATGCTCAGCCGGGCCGAAGAGAAGATTTTCTCGATACTTGGTGCTAACGGCACGGGCCGAACTGAAACGATCAGCGACGTCCTCCATAAAGCCATGGAGCGGATTGATGCTCGCATGCGCAATCAGCACATGCAGGGAGGCATCGAGACGGGCTTTACGGAAGTCGATTCGCTCACAGGCGGACTCCACAACTCGGAATTGGTGATCTTGGCCGGCCGCCCAAGTATGGGAAAAACCGCGTTAGCAATCAATCTCGCTGAATACGTGGCGATCGACCTAGGGATTACGGTGTTATTCGTCAGCCTGGAGATGTCGTCGCTCGAACTGGCCGACCGATTGCTGTGTTCACGCGCGCATGTCGACAGTCGCCTGCTTCGAAACGGTCACATATCCCAAGAGGACCGTCGAAAGCTGGTTGAACGCGCCGGTGAGATCAGTCAATCGCCACTTTTTATTGATGACACTCCCAGCCGAAACATGACCGAGATTGCTGCCACCGCCCGGCGATTGAAGCGAAAAAACAAACTCGGTCTGGTGGTGATCGACTATCTCCAATTGATTGATCCCGACAATCCGCGCGACCCGCGGCAGGAGCAGGTCGCACGGATCACCCGGCGGCTCAAGGGGATGGCTCGTGAACTCGACGTGCCCGTGCTCTGTCTGGCGCAGTTAAATCGGCAAGCCGAAGTGGCGAAGGAGAATCGTCCGCGGCTCAGTCACCTGCGCGAATCGGGGGCGATCGAGCAGGACGCGGACCTGGTGATGTTCGTCCATCGCGATGAGTATTACGAGACGAACGAGGACAAAAAGAGAGACGTCGCGGGCCAGGCCGACATCGTCGTTGCCAAACAGCGCAATGGCCCGACCGGCGATATCAAGCTTGCGTGGCTCAGCAAATTCACTCGGTTCGAGAACCTGAGTCACAAGCCCTACGACGAATTCGCGCCGTTCGCTTGA